The sequence below is a genomic window from Deinococcus terrestris.
CTCGGGTAGGGTTCCGCCGCCCCACAGCCCCGCGAACTCCGTGCCCGGCACGATGTCTAGGCGACCGACGCAGACGACCTCGTCGGCGGCTTCCGCGATCCACAGCTCGGTCTGCCCCTGGCCCCTCTCCAGCCGCCGCATCAGCTCCTCGGGCCGAAAGAGGAAGCCGAACACGCGGCTTTGCGTGTGGGCCGCCCGCGTCACGTCGGGGAGGGGGTCGGGCTGGTCGTCGATGCGGCGCACCCGGACGCCGCTTGGCAGGGTGACTGGCCATGCAAGGTGCCGAGCCTCGCCCACCATGACGGTTTCCGGCTCCTCGGGCTGGAAGCCGTGCTCCCGCAGGCGTTCGGGGAGGTTGGCGGGCTGGTCGTGCCCCCGCGTCTTCCACTCGGCGGAGGTGATGGTGGGGTCGGCGGTGTAGTGCTCCAACGTCCGGGCGATCAAGTCATCCAGCGCCTGCCCGGTCAGGCCTTCCAGCGAGCGGTAGGAGACGAAGCCCCGTGCCCCGAACTTGCCGCGCCACAGCGGTCCGTCGCGGTCGTGGCTCGTCGCGCCCGACATCTCGGCCTGCTCGCGCAGTTGCACGTCGTACGCGGCCAGCAATCGGCGCCGTTCGTCCTCGTGTGGAAGGGACATGGGGTCAGCCTCTCGGAGAGGACGCGGGGTTTGGCCCGTCCTGGGTGGCGAGAAGTTTCTCCAGGTCCCGCCGCAACCGCCGCGCCAGGGGGTAGGTCAGCCACCGCTCCAGCTCCTCGCGGGGCGGTCTGGGGGCGAAGCGCAGGTCAAAGGTCTGTGCGACGGTGGGCGCTCTGGCGGGGCCAGGCTCGCGGGTCACCCGGTCGCCTGCGCCCACGTCGCCGCCCTCCAGCACGCGGACATAGAAGCCGGGACGGCGGGCCGCCGCAAACTGCTTGACGAAACCCGCGTCCCCCATTCGTGCCCCCAGCGTCGCGCAGGGAATCCGGGCGGCGGTCACCTCCAGCAGCACGCCCCCCACCCGGAACCGCTCCCCGATGGTGACCCCGGCCGACTCCAGCCCCCCCAGCAGCAGGTTTTCCCCGAAGGTGCCCGGCTCCAGTGGCCTGCCCAGGACCTCCTCCCAGTGGGCGTAATCCTCTCGGGTGTAGACGTAGACGGCCTGATCGGGGCCGCCGTGGTGCTTGCGGTTCATGACGTGGTCGCCGTCCAGGCCCGCCGCCGTCACCGCCACGCGGCCGGGCACCGCGTGCTTGCGAATACCGCTGACGATCTGGCGGGGGCCGACCTGCACGGCGGTGGGCTGGCCCACGTGGACGCTGAGAAGCTGCATATGGGGGCAGGCTAGCGCCCCGGCGGGGGTATGGTGCGCGTTCTCCCGGTGCCCCGTGCGCCGGGCGGGGTAGGCTGCGGCCCTATGCGCCCCCGTCTGCCCCGGCCCCTGCTCGGCGGCCTGATCGCCCTCCTGACATTGCTGGCGGCCCCCGGTGCGGAGGTAGCCGCGCAGCCCCTCCAGGCCCCCGGCCCGCTGGGGCTGAACCTCCCGCCGCCGGACCTCGCCGCCCTCGACGGCCTGGGGCTGAACACCTGCCCTGAGCCGACCGCCCGTCTGGACCGCCTGCTGTACGGGCGCCTCCGGGGCCAAGGCGCGGCCCTGAGCTGCGGCAACCGGGTGGAGGGGCTGCTGCATCTGCCCCAGGCCGACCCCGCCTACAGCGCCCAGCCACGTACCCCGCAGGGCGGCTACGACGCGCTGGTGGCCGAGCTGGGGCAAACCCGGCGCGAACTGGTGATCGCCAACATGATCTGGGACGAGGGGCCGGACGCGCCGGGGGCGTCGGTCGCGCTCGCCATCGCCCGGCTGCGGGCCGACCTCGCCGCGCACCCCGAGCGGTACCCGGCGGGGCTGACGGTGCGGCTGATGTTCGGTAACACGGTGCGGGCGAGTGCGCCCCTGGACCCCCGCGCCAACATCTACGCGGCGGCCGAGCATCTGCTGGCAGCGGGCGTGCCGCTGACCGGGGACACGGTGCCCGGCTGGCGGCTGGAACTCGCCAGCTACGCCTACACCTACCCGCACAGCCACATCAAGGTGATCGTGCAGGACGGCGAGCGGGTGCTGGCGGGGGGCTTCAACATCAGCATCAACCACCTGCCGGGGGACGCGCCGGGGGGCCGGGGCCTCGACCTCGCGGATCAGGGAATCTGGGTGCGCGGTCCGGCCGCGCGGCACGCCCTCGCCGCCGTGCGCGACACCTGGGAACTGGGGCGGGCGCTGACCTGCACCCGCCGCCCCCGCCCCGGCCTGCTGCGTCAGGACTGCACACTGGCCGCCGGGCCGTCGCCGTGGCCGCTGATCTGGCCGACCCCGGCGGCCCCGGCCGGGGAGGCGCACGTCTACCCCCTCTACCGGCGCAACGGCTACGCGGGAACCGACGAGGCGCTGACCGAACTGGTGGGTGCCGCCCGCACGCGGCTGGACATCGTGCAAGCGCAGATCGGGGGCACGCTGGGCTGCGTGGGCGACCTGTCCGAGCTGGCGGGGTGTGCCCCGGAGCGGCAACTCCCGGTCTGGCGGGCGGTCGTCGCGGCCATCCGCGACCACGGCGCCCGCGTGCGGCTGCTGCTAGACTACGACCCCGCCCTGCAAGCCGAGACGCTGGGATTGCTGCGTGCCCTGCGCCTCGAACTGCGCGGGCTGGGGCTGGACGACCATCTCCAGGCCCGCTGGTACGGCACCCAGGGCGGCGCCCACACCAAGATGGTCGTGGTGGACGGCGAGATGCTGGTGGTGGGCAGCCACAACCTGCACTTTTCCTCATTCGGCCGCACGGGTCTGGCCGAGTACTCGCTGGCGACCAGCGACGCGGCGGCCATCGCGGAGGCGCAGGCCCTCTTCGAGTTCGAGTGGGCGCGGGGCACGGCCATCCGGACGCCGTGGTGGCTGCCCGCGTTGCCGGGCGGGGTGTAGGGGAAGCGTTCAGCCAAGGCGAAAGGCCGGGTTGGGATGCCCGGCCTTTGCTGTGCCTGTCCCCATTCACCGCATCGTGCGCGGCAGTTCCTGTGTGGGCAGGATCTTTTTCGGCTCGCGGAACTCGATGTTCTCCCACTCGCCCTCCTCCACGACTTCCAGCGCCGGATTCAGCGCCCGGAAGTGCGCGACCACCTCCTGCACGAGGTCGTCGGGGGTGCTCGCCGCGCTGGTGATGCCCAGCGAGCGGATGCCCGTGAGGTCCAGCCCCGCGAGGTCCGCCGCCGTCTCCAGCCGCTCGGCCCGGCCGCACAGGTCGCGGGCGAGTTCTAGCAGGCGCATGCCGTTGCTGGAATGCGGGCTGGTGAGTACCAGAAAGGCGTCCACCTGTGGGGCAATGGCCTTCACCGCGTCCTGGCGGTTCTTGGTGGCGTAGCAGAGGTCCTCGCTGGGAGGGATCACCAGCGCCGGGAAGCGGGCTTTCAGGATGTCCACCGTCCGCCGCGTGTCGTCCACGCTCAGGGTGGTCTGGGTGAGCACCACCACCCGCTCAGGGTCGGGCACCTCGACCGTGTGGGGGTCGTGCAGCCCCTCACCCGTCTTGCCCAGCACGCCCACCACGATGGTCTGCCCCGGGGCCTCGCCGCGCGTGCCGATCACCTCCTGATGCCGGGCGCTGTCGCCGATCAGCAGGATGGTGTAGCCCTCGCGGGCGTACTTCTTGGCCTCGGTGTGGACCTTGGTCACCAGCGGGCAGGTCGCGTCGATGGTGGCGAGGCCCAGCGCCCGCGCCCGCTCGCGCACCGACGGACTGACCCCGTGGGCGCTGAACACGACCGTCTCGCTGCCCTGCGGCAGGGCCGAGATGTCGTCCAAGCTTTCCACGAACTGCACGCCGCCCTGCCGCTCCAGGCGGTCCACGACGGTGTGGTTGTGGACGATGGAGTGGTAGACCGTCAGCGGCCCCGTCTCCTGCCGGGCGGCCTTCTCCACCGCCCCGATCGCCATGACGACCCCCGCGCAAAAGCCGCGCGGCTTGGCGAGGTGAATGCGTTCAATCATTGGGGTGGCCTCCCATCGGGGTCAGTGTAGGCGGGCCAGGGCCAGGGGAGGGTGCGGGAAGTCCCGGTGAGAGCTTCAGTCCACCACCTCGAATCCCAGCCGCTCCGCCTGCTCCACGAAGAAGTTGATGTTCTCCGTCAGCGTCTGCGGCCCCAGGCTCTTGCGGTGGTGCTCGCCCGTCGCGGCGATGATCAGCGTCTCCGCGAGGCAGGCGGGCACGGCGCCCTCGCCGAACTGAAGGTCGATGTTGCTCGTCATTCCGCCGGGGGGCCGCACCACGCCGCCGGGAATCAGGCGCACGCCAGGCACGTCCAGCACGCTCTCGTGGGCGTCGGCGGGGCGGCCCTCGTCGAAAATCCAGGCCCCCGGCTTGACGTGTTCCGGGAAGATCACCGGATTGGGGTCGGAGGTCGCGCTGAAGATCAGATCGGCCTCGCGCAGGGTGTCGTAACTGGTGGTGGTGACGATCTCGGTGTCTTTCGCGGCCCGGCGCAGGGTGTTCGCGCTGCGTTCCAGCCGCTCCATGTCGCGCCCGATCATGATGACCTTGCCGACCTGCGGGGCGATGGTCCGCGCGATGCCGAAGGCGACCACCCCGTTCGCTCCCACGATGCCCGCCGTGGCCTGCCGCAGATTGCGGCCTGCCCCCTCGAAGTGCCGCAGGATGCCAGGAATCGCCGCCTTGATGGTGCCGCTGGTGTACGCGCCGCCGTTCGTGATCGTGAGGTCGGGCACCGCCGCCTGCACGTCCACGCCCTTGTTGCCCACCACGCTCCAGAAGGCCCCCAGCCCGAAAACCTCGGCCCCCAGCTCCTGCGCCAGCCGCGCCCCCTCGATGGCCCGCCGGGTGGCGAGGTCGGGCTGGTCGCGAAACACGTCGGGCAGGAGGGGGCTGCTCAGCAGGTAGCAGCGAATCTCCTTGCCCTCATTGGTCTTGATGCCGTGCAGTTCGCCCACCTTCATGGGGCGCAGGTTCTCGGCCATCCGGCGCACGCTGGCCTCGCTGATCACGCCCCGGTCCACCAGCGGCTTCATCCAGGCGAAGCGGCGCGACTGCCAGAAGTTCTCCAGCGTCATGGGGTGAATCATGAAGGCCGTGACGACCTGATCGGCCCGCTTGCCCGCGACCGGCACGTCGCCCAGCGAGTGCGGCTCGGTGCCGTCCACGATGCGCCCCAGGTTTTCCTTGAAGCGCCACCCCGCCGCCACCAGCAGCCCCAGCGCCCCCAGCTTGGCCGGAATGCCCAGCGGCGAGACGGCCACGAGCACGGCAAAGGCCAACAGCCCCAGCAGCGTCGCCCCGCTCGCGTAGCCCCAGTAGCCCAGGGCAGCGGCGTACACCATCACCGGAATCACGGTGAGCCACAGACTCAGGCCGGTCACCGACAGCCCCGCCAGCACCCCCAGCAACACGAGATTTCCCCGGCCACGCGGCGGCGTGTCGCCGTACAGGAACCGGGGCGGGTTGAGGTGCCCCAGGTAGGCCGCCAGCCCCGCGAGCACGCACACCTCCGGCGACCCCACCGCCGAGGCCATCAGCACCGCCAGGAAGCCCTTGGCCGCGTCCAGACCCGCGCTCGCCGCCGCCGGACCGGGACCGACGCGCCGCAGCACGTTCTCCACGCCGAGGTTGTAGGCGCTGTTGACACGGGGATCCACGCCCAGCCGCCGCAGCAGCCAGTAGCCCAGCGGCAGGCTCCCTACCAGAAATGCGAGCACGAGGAGCAGGGCCGACAGAAACGCCATGCGGGGCATTCTAGCCGGGTTGGTGAGAGGAGCAGGGGTCGGGGGGTGGGGAGAGAGCGTCACCGCAGTGGCGCGGAGGACGAAGGCGCAGTTCAGAATCAGCCCAGTGGTTCAGATCGCCCCGACGGGAACGAGCTTTTCTCCCTCCCTCCTTGTGGGGGAGGGCCGGGGAGGGGGGAGCGGGCGAAGCTCGTCCTCATCCCAGACGAACGAAGCGGCTCTAGCAGTCTCCTCGCTTCAGCCCTCCGGAGTGGGCCGGGCCGGATACCCCCCCTTCTCGCTGCTGTGGCCCGGCCGGACCTTCAATTCCGGGCGGACGTGGTGCGCGGCGTGGTTGGCGGCGACGGCCGCCTGCGCGAAGGCCACCGACAGCAGCTTGAAGTCCCCCCCCGACCGGGCGAGGTCACCCACCACGTACACGCCGGGCAGGGCTGTCTCGCCGCCCGGACCGTCGGGGACATACTCCCCCTGCCAGTCCAGCGGCCAGCCCGCGAGCGGGGAGAGGTCAGGGAGATAGCCATTTAAAACGAGCACCGTGTCGGCCTCCACCTCCCGCGCCTCACCCCCCAGGGTCAGCACCGCGCCCGTAGGGGTCAGGCGGTCCAGCACGGCCGGGGCGAGAACCTCCAGCGTGCCCGCTGCCCGCCCCGCCTCCAGCGCCGCCAGTGTCCCCGGATCGCCCCGGAATCCCGCCCGGCGGTGGGTCAGGGTGACCTGCGCTCCCGCCGCTGCGAGTTCGGTCGCCGCACGGGTCGCCTGCGGCACACCGCCCACCACCAGCACCCGCCGCCCCGCCAGGCTGGCCGGGTCGGGCAGGTCGGCCCGCACGTCAGGATGGGTTTCGGCCCCCGGCACCCGCACCTCACGCGGGAGGAGTGCCCCCAGCCCCGCCGCCAGGAGGACCGCGCCCGCCCGGTAGGTGCCCCGGTCGGTGCCGACCAGCCAGCCGCCCGCCGGGTCTGGGGTCAGCGTCCGCGCCAGCTCGCCCAGGCGCACGTCCACGCCCAGCGGCGCGAGTTGCGCCTCCAGCGCCCGCACGAGGTCCCCAGCCCGCGTCTGGGGACTTCCCGGCGCGTCATACACCACCTTGTCGGGGTAGAGGGCCGACAGTTGCCCGCCCAGCTCTCCCCGCGCCTCCAGCAGCCGCACGCTCAGGCCGCGCCAGCCCGCGTAGAAGGCGGCGTACAGCCCCGCCGGACCCCCGCCCACCACCAGCACGTCCATCCGCGCCCCCCGCTCCCCGTTCACCCTCGGGAGTATGGCAGAGCGCGGTCTCGCTGACAGCTCCGGTGCTTGCCATCCAGCACGAACAAGAGAAGAGGCCGGGCACCCCCCTCGGCCCGGCCCCTCCCGTCCCACCGTCAGAAGAAGCGGCTCACGTCCCGCACTACCACGAACACCATCAGCAGCATGACCAGTGCGAAGCCCGCGAGGTTGATCGCCTGCTCCTGCGAGAAGGTCAGCGGGCGGCCCCGCAGCGACCCCACCAGCACCAGCAGGATGCGCCCGCCGTCCAGCCCCGGAATGGGAATCAGGTTGAAAAAGGCGAGCGACAGGTTGAGCAGCGTGGCGATCTGCACCAGCGCCCAGAAGCCCACGTTGGCCGCCTGGCTGACGATCTCGGCGGTACCGATGGGACCGCTGACATTCTCGTCGCGCGAGAGGTCCAGCGTGAGGAAGCGGGCGAACAGCCCCCCGAAGGCCCGCAGAATCTGCGGCACGGCCTCGGTGGTGGTCGTGACGGCGGTGGTGAAGGCAACCGGCACGGACGCGTCGTCCACGTCGGGGCCGTAACCGATGCCCAGCAGTTGCCGCTCGCCGCTGACCTGGGCCTGCCAGTCGAAGGCCACCTCGCGCGTCTCTCCGTCCCGGCGCACAGTCAGCGTCTTGGGACCGCTGGTCGCCAGGAAGTCACGCAGGCCCTCCCAGCCAGGGCGGGTCTGGCCGTCCACGGTGCGCGTCTCGGGAATCGCCTCGCCGTTCAGGGCCACGATCACGTCCCCGGCCCGCAGCCCCAGCGCCTCGGCGCGGGAGTCTGGCTGCACCGATTCGATGCGGGCGCGGTCGAGCGCGGGCACCCCCTGCGAGGCGAAGGTGGCCGTCATCAGCCCCAGCGCGAGCACCAGATTCATCAGCGGCCCGGCCAGCAGCACGGCGATCTTGCCCCAGGCGGGCAGCGCCGCGAAGCCCCGCGTGGCTTGCCGGTAGCCACCCTGCCCGTCCTCCTCGGGGGCCATGCCGTCGATCTCCACGTACCCGCCGATGGGCAGGAGGCTCAGCCGCCACTCGGTCCCGCGCCAGGGCCGCTGAACGAGGACCGGCCCCATCCCCACGCTGAAAGACTTCACCGCCACCCCCTGCCACCGCGCCAGCGCGTAGTGCGCCAGCTCGTGCAGGAAGGTCGCCACCCCGATGATCAGCAGCGTCCACAGCAGGCCCACCGGCGTGAGGGCCGCGGCGATGCTCTGGAACACATTCACGCCCGGACCCCTGCCGTCAGCTCCTGCGCCCGCGCCGTCGCCCAGCGGGTCGTCTCCTCCAAGGCTTCCCATGTCAGTTCGCCCTGCGGGGTCTCGTTCAGCACCCGCTCAATCAGCCGGGGAATGTCGGTGAAGCCGATCTGCCCGGCCAGAAAAGCGGGGACGGCTACCTCGTCGGCGGCGTTCAGGGCGGCGGGCAGCAGCCCTCCGGCTTCCCCCGCCCGGTACGCCAGCCCCAGGCAGGGAAAGCGGGCGTGGTCCGGCTCGCGGAACTCCCACGTGCCGGTCAGCGGCCAGCCCCGGTGCCCGGCCACCTCTGGCCCGCGCCGCGCCCCCTGCACGTCGCCGGGGCGGGTCATTCCGGTCGGCGCGGCGTCAATCGCGTACGCGATGGCGAGCCGCATGTCGGTCGGCCCGAACTGCCCCTTGAGGCTGCCGTCCTGGAAGCGCACCGCCGCGTGCAGCACGCTCTGCGGATGGACCACCACGCCCACCCGCGAGAGCGGTAGGCCGTACAGGGCCGCGCACTCCATGACCTCCAGCCCCTTGTTCATCAGGGTGGCCGAGTCGATGGTGATCTTCTGGCCCATGCTCCACGAGGGATGCTTGAGCGCCTGCTCGGGCGTGACCGCGCTCAGGTCCGCCGGGCCGTCGCGGAAGGGGCCACCTGACGCCGTGAGAATCAGCTCGGCCACGTCGTCCAGATGCTCCCCGGTCAGGCACTGGAAGACGCCCGTGTGCTCCGAGTCGATGGGCACCAGCCGCCCGCCCCCGCGCTGCGCTGCCTCCCAGATCAGGTCCGCCGCCGTGACCATCGCCTCCTTCGTCGCCAGGGCGACCGAGCGCCCCGCCTCCAGCGCCGCGCGGGTGGGGGAGAGGCCGGGCAGCCCACTCATGGCGTTGACGACCACGTCGGCGGGGAGGGTCGCCACCTCGGCCGGGTCCGCGATCACGCGCACCTCCCCGAACCGGGCGCGGGCCTCTGCGTACGCTTCCGGCGCCACGCTGACCACCTCCGGGCGGAACTCGCGCACCTGCGCCTCCAGCAGCTCCAGGTTGCGCCCCGCCGCCAGCGCCCCCACCCGCCAGCCGCGCTCCCGCGCCACGTCCAGCGTCTGCGTGCCGATGCTTCCCGTACTGCCCAGAACCGTGAGCTTCACG
It includes:
- a CDS encoding phospholipase D-like domain-containing protein, translated to MRPRLPRPLLGGLIALLTLLAAPGAEVAAQPLQAPGPLGLNLPPPDLAALDGLGLNTCPEPTARLDRLLYGRLRGQGAALSCGNRVEGLLHLPQADPAYSAQPRTPQGGYDALVAELGQTRRELVIANMIWDEGPDAPGASVALAIARLRADLAAHPERYPAGLTVRLMFGNTVRASAPLDPRANIYAAAEHLLAAGVPLTGDTVPGWRLELASYAYTYPHSHIKVIVQDGERVLAGGFNISINHLPGDAPGGRGLDLADQGIWVRGPAARHALAAVRDTWELGRALTCTRRPRPGLLRQDCTLAAGPSPWPLIWPTPAAPAGEAHVYPLYRRNGYAGTDEALTELVGAARTRLDIVQAQIGGTLGCVGDLSELAGCAPERQLPVWRAVVAAIRDHGARVRLLLDYDPALQAETLGLLRALRLELRGLGLDDHLQARWYGTQGGAHTKMVVVDGEMLVVGSHNLHFSSFGRTGLAEYSLATSDAAAIAEAQALFEFEWARGTAIRTPWWLPALPGGV
- a CDS encoding NAD(P)/FAD-dependent oxidoreductase, with product MDVLVVGGGPAGLYAAFYAGWRGLSVRLLEARGELGGQLSALYPDKVVYDAPGSPQTRAGDLVRALEAQLAPLGVDVRLGELARTLTPDPAGGWLVGTDRGTYRAGAVLLAAGLGALLPREVRVPGAETHPDVRADLPDPASLAGRRVLVVGGVPQATRAATELAAAGAQVTLTHRRAGFRGDPGTLAALEAGRAAGTLEVLAPAVLDRLTPTGAVLTLGGEAREVEADTVLVLNGYLPDLSPLAGWPLDWQGEYVPDGPGGETALPGVYVVGDLARSGGDFKLLSVAFAQAAVAANHAAHHVRPELKVRPGHSSEKGGYPARPTPEG
- a CDS encoding GNAT family N-acetyltransferase, translating into MSLPHEDERRRLLAAYDVQLREQAEMSGATSHDRDGPLWRGKFGARGFVSYRSLEGLTGQALDDLIARTLEHYTADPTITSAEWKTRGHDQPANLPERLREHGFQPEEPETVMVGEARHLAWPVTLPSGVRVRRIDDQPDPLPDVTRAAHTQSRVFGFLFRPEELMRRLERGQGQTELWIAEAADEVVCVGRLDIVPGTEFAGLWGGGTLPEWRGQGIYRALTAARAQSALGRGVRYLHSDSTDASRPILERSGLRPVTTTTPYVWERP
- a CDS encoding MOSC domain-containing protein, with the translated sequence MQLLSVHVGQPTAVQVGPRQIVSGIRKHAVPGRVAVTAAGLDGDHVMNRKHHGGPDQAVYVYTREDYAHWEEVLGRPLEPGTFGENLLLGGLESAGVTIGERFRVGGVLLEVTAARIPCATLGARMGDAGFVKQFAAARRPGFYVRVLEGGDVGAGDRVTREPGPARAPTVAQTFDLRFAPRPPREELERWLTYPLARRLRRDLEKLLATQDGPNPASSPRG
- a CDS encoding glycerol-3-phosphate acyltransferase, whose product is MAFLSALLLVLAFLVGSLPLGYWLLRRLGVDPRVNSAYNLGVENVLRRVGPGPAAASAGLDAAKGFLAVLMASAVGSPEVCVLAGLAAYLGHLNPPRFLYGDTPPRGRGNLVLLGVLAGLSVTGLSLWLTVIPVMVYAAALGYWGYASGATLLGLLAFAVLVAVSPLGIPAKLGALGLLVAAGWRFKENLGRIVDGTEPHSLGDVPVAGKRADQVVTAFMIHPMTLENFWQSRRFAWMKPLVDRGVISEASVRRMAENLRPMKVGELHGIKTNEGKEIRCYLLSSPLLPDVFRDQPDLATRRAIEGARLAQELGAEVFGLGAFWSVVGNKGVDVQAAVPDLTITNGGAYTSGTIKAAIPGILRHFEGAGRNLRQATAGIVGANGVVAFGIARTIAPQVGKVIMIGRDMERLERSANTLRRAAKDTEIVTTTSYDTLREADLIFSATSDPNPVIFPEHVKPGAWIFDEGRPADAHESVLDVPGVRLIPGGVVRPPGGMTSNIDLQFGEGAVPACLAETLIIAATGEHHRKSLGPQTLTENINFFVEQAERLGFEVVD
- a CDS encoding M50 family metallopeptidase, with the translated sequence MNVFQSIAAALTPVGLLWTLLIIGVATFLHELAHYALARWQGVAVKSFSVGMGPVLVQRPWRGTEWRLSLLPIGGYVEIDGMAPEEDGQGGYRQATRGFAALPAWGKIAVLLAGPLMNLVLALGLMTATFASQGVPALDRARIESVQPDSRAEALGLRAGDVIVALNGEAIPETRTVDGQTRPGWEGLRDFLATSGPKTLTVRRDGETREVAFDWQAQVSGERQLLGIGYGPDVDDASVPVAFTTAVTTTTEAVPQILRAFGGLFARFLTLDLSRDENVSGPIGTAEIVSQAANVGFWALVQIATLLNLSLAFFNLIPIPGLDGGRILLVLVGSLRGRPLTFSQEQAINLAGFALVMLLMVFVVVRDVSRFF
- the dxr gene encoding 1-deoxy-D-xylulose-5-phosphate reductoisomerase; amino-acid sequence: MKLTVLGSTGSIGTQTLDVARERGWRVGALAAGRNLELLEAQVREFRPEVVSVAPEAYAEARARFGEVRVIADPAEVATLPADVVVNAMSGLPGLSPTRAALEAGRSVALATKEAMVTAADLIWEAAQRGGGRLVPIDSEHTGVFQCLTGEHLDDVAELILTASGGPFRDGPADLSAVTPEQALKHPSWSMGQKITIDSATLMNKGLEVMECAALYGLPLSRVGVVVHPQSVLHAAVRFQDGSLKGQFGPTDMRLAIAYAIDAAPTGMTRPGDVQGARRGPEVAGHRGWPLTGTWEFREPDHARFPCLGLAYRAGEAGGLLPAALNAADEVAVPAFLAGQIGFTDIPRLIERVLNETPQGELTWEALEETTRWATARAQELTAGVRA
- the ispH gene encoding 4-hydroxy-3-methylbut-2-enyl diphosphate reductase; amino-acid sequence: MIERIHLAKPRGFCAGVVMAIGAVEKAARQETGPLTVYHSIVHNHTVVDRLERQGGVQFVESLDDISALPQGSETVVFSAHGVSPSVRERARALGLATIDATCPLVTKVHTEAKKYAREGYTILLIGDSARHQEVIGTRGEAPGQTIVVGVLGKTGEGLHDPHTVEVPDPERVVVLTQTTLSVDDTRRTVDILKARFPALVIPPSEDLCYATKNRQDAVKAIAPQVDAFLVLTSPHSSNGMRLLELARDLCGRAERLETAADLAGLDLTGIRSLGITSAASTPDDLVQEVVAHFRALNPALEVVEEGEWENIEFREPKKILPTQELPRTMR